In Tenebrio molitor chromosome 6, icTenMoli1.1, whole genome shotgun sequence, one genomic interval encodes:
- the mRpL21 gene encoding large ribosomal subunit protein bL21m yields the protein MASVVRRVLTNFTRLSSCNQVKSPILAVLPSLATKFYSNVPTPYEIVDAQEDRKTYQGTIDNVNRQVSEGKQGRIFAVVHVAGKQFKITEGDVFVIEGYWPPDAGDRISLDKVLLVGANDFTLIGRPLVQKGLVRVEATVIEKTLSHTKTHFRKKRRKQYMRINFYRIPQTMLRVNRIEIVGEVNHPPDVTGLETRIF from the exons ATGGCGAGCGTAGTTCGGCGAGTTTTAACAAATTTCACGCGATTGTCTTCGTGCAATCAGGTAAAGTCACCGATTTTGGCCGTTCTGCCGAGTCTAGCGACAAAATTCTATTCGAACGTGCCAACTCCGTACGAAATCGTCGACGCGCAGGAAGACCGCAAAACCTACCAAG GGACAATCGACAATGTTAACCGACAAGTCAGCGAGGGAAAGCAGGGTCGGATATTCGCGGTTGTCCATGTGGCAGGCAAACAGTTCAAAATCACAGAGGGAGATGTGTTTGTTATAGAGGGTTACTGGCCCCCAGACGCCGGCGACCGAATCAGTCTGGACAAGGTGCTGCTGGTGGGAGCCAACGATTTTACGTTAATTGGTCGGCCGCTGGTTCAGAAGGGGCTGGTGCGAGTTGAAGCGACAGTCATTGAAAAGACTTTGTCACACACAAAAACGCATTTCCGCAAGAAAAGAAGGAAGCAGTACATGAGGATCAATTTTTATAGGATACCGCAGACGATGCTGCGCGTCAACAGGATCGAAATAGTGGGAGAAGTGAACCACCCGCCGGACGTGACAGGACTGGAGACGCGAATCTTTTAA
- the Btk gene encoding tyrosine-protein kinase Btk isoform X3, with product MQFDMLVNVFRSATGAQSSPIMPGGATPGTPSAKQKEKIRAKVVVALYNYKAIESGDLSLEKNQEYEVIDDSQEHWWKVKDSKGNVGFIPSNYVKEKELLGLQQYEWYVNDMSRQRSESLLKQEDKEGCFVVRNSSTRGLYTLSLYTKIPHPHVKHYHIKQNARGEFYLSEKHCCNSIPDLINYHKHNSGGLASRLKTSPCDRPAPATAGLSHDKWEIDHTELMLLEELGSGQFGVVRRGKWRGSIDVAVKMMKEGTMSEDDFIEEAKVMTKLQHTNLVQLYGVCSKNRPIFIVTEYMRYGSLLNHLRRHEQSLSNNQGLLLDMCIQICKGMAYLERHNYIHRDLAARNCLVGTENVVKVADFGLARYVLDDQYTSSGGSKFPIKWAPPEVLNYTRFSSKSDVWAYGVLMWEVFTCGKMPYGRLKNTEVVERVQKGMILEKPKACDKEVYDIMRKCWSHLPENRPSFRVLKEQLISVAQRLLVD from the exons ATGCAGTTCGACATGTTGGTGAACGTGTTCAGGAGCGCCACTG GTGCACAGTCGAGCCCCATCATGCCCGGCGGTGCCACTCCAGGCACCCCCTCCGCCAAGCAGAAGGAGAAGATTAGGGCCAAAGTCGTGGTCGCGCTCTACAATTATAAGGCCATAGAAAGCGGGGATCTCTCTCTGGAGAAGAACCAAGAGTACGAAGTCATCGACGACTCTCAGGAGCACTGGTGGAAAGTGAAGGACTCTAAGGG aaatgtcgGATTTATTCCCAGTAATTACGTCAAAGAAAAAGAACTGCTGGGATTGCAACAATATGA GTGGTATGTAAATGACATGTCGAGGCAAAGATCCGAATCCCTCTTGAAACAGGAAGACAAGGAAGGATGCTTCGTGGTGAGAAATTCGTCGACTAGGGGGCTCTATACGTTGTCATTGTACACAAAAAT ACCTCACCCCCACGTCAAACACTACCACATCAAGCAGAACGCCCGAGGGGAGTTCTACTTGTCCGAAAAACACTGTTGCAACTCCATCCCCGATTTGATCAACTACCACAAGCACAACAGCGGAGGCCTGGCCTCCCGTCTCAAAACTAGTCCCTGCGATCGACCTGCCCCTGCGACTGCGGGCCTAAGTCACG ACAAATGGGAAATCGACCACACCGAGCTGATGCTGCTGGAAGAGCTGGGCAGCGGCCAGTTTGGGGTTGTCAGAAGGGGTAAGTGGAGGGGTTCGATCGACGTCGCTGTGAAAATGATGAAAGAGGGGACGATGTCCGAAGACGACTTCATCGAAGAAGCAAAAGTCATGAC GAAACTGCAACACACCAATCTGGTCCAGCTGTACGGAGTCTGCAGTAAGAATCGACCTATCTTCATCGTGACCGAGTACATGAGATACGGCTCGCTGTTGAACCACTTGAGACGGCACGAACAATCGCTATCGAACAATCAAGGATTACTTCTAGACATGTGCATTCAA ATATGCAAAGGAATGGCGTACTTGGAGCGACACAATTACATACATCGAGATCTGGCGGCCAGAAATTGTCTGGTGGGGACCGAAAATGTGGTCAAAGTGGCCGATTTCGGCCTAGCTAGGTACGTACTCGACGACCAGTACACGTCCTCGGGGGGCTCGAAATTCCCCATAAAGTGGGCCCCTCCCGAAGTACTCAACTACACCAGGTTCTCGTCGAAGTCGGACGTGTGGGCCTACG GTGTTTTGATGTGGGAAGTGTTCACTTGTGGCAAAATGCCGTACGGCAGGTTAAAAAACACCGAAGTGGTGGAGCGGGTGCAGAAGGGGATGATCCTGGAGAAGCCCAAAGCCTGCGACAAGGAAGTCTACGAT atAATGAGAAAATGCTGGAGCCACTTACCGGAGAATCGGCCTTCTTTTCGCGTTTTAAAGGAACAATTGATCAGCGTGGCTCAGCGTCTTCTGGTCGATTGA
- the Btk gene encoding tyrosine-protein kinase Btk isoform X1, whose product MAFLTEKTLKEGYMVKRSQNKKVYTMVNYKRRWFVLTRRFLIYYDTENEYKRKEKGRVTLTSVLSIEPAVLSASPEEIGVQGEFYPFQVGYVSDDHYTLYLVALKDAERNDWLLALRKACSTNLNLRSRYHPGYWNGRKWSCCLKNKSYEGCESCSSWVQDGDPRSCDKENANNSAQSSPIMPGGATPGTPSAKQKEKIRAKVVVALYNYKAIESGDLSLEKNQEYEVIDDSQEHWWKVKDSKGNVGFIPSNYVKEKELLGLQQYEWYVNDMSRQRSESLLKQEDKEGCFVVRNSSTRGLYTLSLYTKIPHPHVKHYHIKQNARGEFYLSEKHCCNSIPDLINYHKHNSGGLASRLKTSPCDRPAPATAGLSHDKWEIDHTELMLLEELGSGQFGVVRRGKWRGSIDVAVKMMKEGTMSEDDFIEEAKVMTKLQHTNLVQLYGVCSKNRPIFIVTEYMRYGSLLNHLRRHEQSLSNNQGLLLDMCIQICKGMAYLERHNYIHRDLAARNCLVGTENVVKVADFGLARYVLDDQYTSSGGSKFPIKWAPPEVLNYTRFSSKSDVWAYGVLMWEVFTCGKMPYGRLKNTEVVERVQKGMILEKPKACDKEVYDIMRKCWSHLPENRPSFRVLKEQLISVAQRLLVD is encoded by the exons CGGAAAATGAGTAT AAGCGCAAGGAGAAGGGCCGGGTGACCCTGACCTCCGTCCTGTCCATCGAGCCGGCCGTCCTGAGCGCCAGCCCCGAAGAGATCGGCGTCCAGGGCGAGTTCTACCCCTTCCAGGTGGGCTATGTGTCCGACGACCACTACACCCTCTACCTCGTGGCGCTGAAGGATGCCGAACGGAACGACTGGCTTCTAGCGCTGAGAAAAG CGTGTTCGACGAATCTCAACCTGCGCTCCCGCTACCACCCCGGCTACTGGAACGGGAGGAAGTGGTCGTGCTGTCTCAAGAACAAGAGCTACGAGGGGTGCGAATCGTGCTCGAGTTGGGTACAGGACGGCGACCCGAGGAGCTGCGATAAGGAGAACGCGAACAACA GTGCACAGTCGAGCCCCATCATGCCCGGCGGTGCCACTCCAGGCACCCCCTCCGCCAAGCAGAAGGAGAAGATTAGGGCCAAAGTCGTGGTCGCGCTCTACAATTATAAGGCCATAGAAAGCGGGGATCTCTCTCTGGAGAAGAACCAAGAGTACGAAGTCATCGACGACTCTCAGGAGCACTGGTGGAAAGTGAAGGACTCTAAGGG aaatgtcgGATTTATTCCCAGTAATTACGTCAAAGAAAAAGAACTGCTGGGATTGCAACAATATGA GTGGTATGTAAATGACATGTCGAGGCAAAGATCCGAATCCCTCTTGAAACAGGAAGACAAGGAAGGATGCTTCGTGGTGAGAAATTCGTCGACTAGGGGGCTCTATACGTTGTCATTGTACACAAAAAT ACCTCACCCCCACGTCAAACACTACCACATCAAGCAGAACGCCCGAGGGGAGTTCTACTTGTCCGAAAAACACTGTTGCAACTCCATCCCCGATTTGATCAACTACCACAAGCACAACAGCGGAGGCCTGGCCTCCCGTCTCAAAACTAGTCCCTGCGATCGACCTGCCCCTGCGACTGCGGGCCTAAGTCACG ACAAATGGGAAATCGACCACACCGAGCTGATGCTGCTGGAAGAGCTGGGCAGCGGCCAGTTTGGGGTTGTCAGAAGGGGTAAGTGGAGGGGTTCGATCGACGTCGCTGTGAAAATGATGAAAGAGGGGACGATGTCCGAAGACGACTTCATCGAAGAAGCAAAAGTCATGAC GAAACTGCAACACACCAATCTGGTCCAGCTGTACGGAGTCTGCAGTAAGAATCGACCTATCTTCATCGTGACCGAGTACATGAGATACGGCTCGCTGTTGAACCACTTGAGACGGCACGAACAATCGCTATCGAACAATCAAGGATTACTTCTAGACATGTGCATTCAA ATATGCAAAGGAATGGCGTACTTGGAGCGACACAATTACATACATCGAGATCTGGCGGCCAGAAATTGTCTGGTGGGGACCGAAAATGTGGTCAAAGTGGCCGATTTCGGCCTAGCTAGGTACGTACTCGACGACCAGTACACGTCCTCGGGGGGCTCGAAATTCCCCATAAAGTGGGCCCCTCCCGAAGTACTCAACTACACCAGGTTCTCGTCGAAGTCGGACGTGTGGGCCTACG GTGTTTTGATGTGGGAAGTGTTCACTTGTGGCAAAATGCCGTACGGCAGGTTAAAAAACACCGAAGTGGTGGAGCGGGTGCAGAAGGGGATGATCCTGGAGAAGCCCAAAGCCTGCGACAAGGAAGTCTACGAT atAATGAGAAAATGCTGGAGCCACTTACCGGAGAATCGGCCTTCTTTTCGCGTTTTAAAGGAACAATTGATCAGCGTGGCTCAGCGTCTTCTGGTCGATTGA
- the Btk gene encoding tyrosine-protein kinase Btk isoform X5: MPGGATPGTPSAKQKEKIRAKVVVALYNYKAIESGDLSLEKNQEYEVIDDSQEHWWKVKDSKGNVGFIPSNYVKEKELLGLQQYEWYVNDMSRQRSESLLKQEDKEGCFVVRNSSTRGLYTLSLYTKIPHPHVKHYHIKQNARGEFYLSEKHCCNSIPDLINYHKHNSGGLASRLKTSPCDRPAPATAGLSHDKWEIDHTELMLLEELGSGQFGVVRRGKWRGSIDVAVKMMKEGTMSEDDFIEEAKVMTKLQHTNLVQLYGVCSKNRPIFIVTEYMRYGSLLNHLRRHEQSLSNNQGLLLDMCIQICKGMAYLERHNYIHRDLAARNCLVGTENVVKVADFGLARYVLDDQYTSSGGSKFPIKWAPPEVLNYTRFSSKSDVWAYGVLMWEVFTCGKMPYGRLKNTEVVERVQKGMILEKPKACDKEVYDIMRKCWSHLPENRPSFRVLKEQLISVAQRLLVD; this comes from the exons ATGCCCGGCGGTGCCACTCCAGGCACCCCCTCCGCCAAGCAGAAGGAGAAGATTAGGGCCAAAGTCGTGGTCGCGCTCTACAATTATAAGGCCATAGAAAGCGGGGATCTCTCTCTGGAGAAGAACCAAGAGTACGAAGTCATCGACGACTCTCAGGAGCACTGGTGGAAAGTGAAGGACTCTAAGGG aaatgtcgGATTTATTCCCAGTAATTACGTCAAAGAAAAAGAACTGCTGGGATTGCAACAATATGA GTGGTATGTAAATGACATGTCGAGGCAAAGATCCGAATCCCTCTTGAAACAGGAAGACAAGGAAGGATGCTTCGTGGTGAGAAATTCGTCGACTAGGGGGCTCTATACGTTGTCATTGTACACAAAAAT ACCTCACCCCCACGTCAAACACTACCACATCAAGCAGAACGCCCGAGGGGAGTTCTACTTGTCCGAAAAACACTGTTGCAACTCCATCCCCGATTTGATCAACTACCACAAGCACAACAGCGGAGGCCTGGCCTCCCGTCTCAAAACTAGTCCCTGCGATCGACCTGCCCCTGCGACTGCGGGCCTAAGTCACG ACAAATGGGAAATCGACCACACCGAGCTGATGCTGCTGGAAGAGCTGGGCAGCGGCCAGTTTGGGGTTGTCAGAAGGGGTAAGTGGAGGGGTTCGATCGACGTCGCTGTGAAAATGATGAAAGAGGGGACGATGTCCGAAGACGACTTCATCGAAGAAGCAAAAGTCATGAC GAAACTGCAACACACCAATCTGGTCCAGCTGTACGGAGTCTGCAGTAAGAATCGACCTATCTTCATCGTGACCGAGTACATGAGATACGGCTCGCTGTTGAACCACTTGAGACGGCACGAACAATCGCTATCGAACAATCAAGGATTACTTCTAGACATGTGCATTCAA ATATGCAAAGGAATGGCGTACTTGGAGCGACACAATTACATACATCGAGATCTGGCGGCCAGAAATTGTCTGGTGGGGACCGAAAATGTGGTCAAAGTGGCCGATTTCGGCCTAGCTAGGTACGTACTCGACGACCAGTACACGTCCTCGGGGGGCTCGAAATTCCCCATAAAGTGGGCCCCTCCCGAAGTACTCAACTACACCAGGTTCTCGTCGAAGTCGGACGTGTGGGCCTACG GTGTTTTGATGTGGGAAGTGTTCACTTGTGGCAAAATGCCGTACGGCAGGTTAAAAAACACCGAAGTGGTGGAGCGGGTGCAGAAGGGGATGATCCTGGAGAAGCCCAAAGCCTGCGACAAGGAAGTCTACGAT atAATGAGAAAATGCTGGAGCCACTTACCGGAGAATCGGCCTTCTTTTCGCGTTTTAAAGGAACAATTGATCAGCGTGGCTCAGCGTCTTCTGGTCGATTGA
- the Btk gene encoding tyrosine-protein kinase Btk isoform X4: protein MNILGGTSNAMRVFSGCRWGFWNATAPGAQSSPIMPGGATPGTPSAKQKEKIRAKVVVALYNYKAIESGDLSLEKNQEYEVIDDSQEHWWKVKDSKGNVGFIPSNYVKEKELLGLQQYEWYVNDMSRQRSESLLKQEDKEGCFVVRNSSTRGLYTLSLYTKIPHPHVKHYHIKQNARGEFYLSEKHCCNSIPDLINYHKHNSGGLASRLKTSPCDRPAPATAGLSHDKWEIDHTELMLLEELGSGQFGVVRRGKWRGSIDVAVKMMKEGTMSEDDFIEEAKVMTKLQHTNLVQLYGVCSKNRPIFIVTEYMRYGSLLNHLRRHEQSLSNNQGLLLDMCIQICKGMAYLERHNYIHRDLAARNCLVGTENVVKVADFGLARYVLDDQYTSSGGSKFPIKWAPPEVLNYTRFSSKSDVWAYGVLMWEVFTCGKMPYGRLKNTEVVERVQKGMILEKPKACDKEVYDIMRKCWSHLPENRPSFRVLKEQLISVAQRLLVD from the exons ATGAACATACTCGGCGGCACCTCTAACGCCATGAGAGTTTTCAGCGGTTGCCGGTGGGGTTTCTGGAATGCGACCGCGCCAG GTGCACAGTCGAGCCCCATCATGCCCGGCGGTGCCACTCCAGGCACCCCCTCCGCCAAGCAGAAGGAGAAGATTAGGGCCAAAGTCGTGGTCGCGCTCTACAATTATAAGGCCATAGAAAGCGGGGATCTCTCTCTGGAGAAGAACCAAGAGTACGAAGTCATCGACGACTCTCAGGAGCACTGGTGGAAAGTGAAGGACTCTAAGGG aaatgtcgGATTTATTCCCAGTAATTACGTCAAAGAAAAAGAACTGCTGGGATTGCAACAATATGA GTGGTATGTAAATGACATGTCGAGGCAAAGATCCGAATCCCTCTTGAAACAGGAAGACAAGGAAGGATGCTTCGTGGTGAGAAATTCGTCGACTAGGGGGCTCTATACGTTGTCATTGTACACAAAAAT ACCTCACCCCCACGTCAAACACTACCACATCAAGCAGAACGCCCGAGGGGAGTTCTACTTGTCCGAAAAACACTGTTGCAACTCCATCCCCGATTTGATCAACTACCACAAGCACAACAGCGGAGGCCTGGCCTCCCGTCTCAAAACTAGTCCCTGCGATCGACCTGCCCCTGCGACTGCGGGCCTAAGTCACG ACAAATGGGAAATCGACCACACCGAGCTGATGCTGCTGGAAGAGCTGGGCAGCGGCCAGTTTGGGGTTGTCAGAAGGGGTAAGTGGAGGGGTTCGATCGACGTCGCTGTGAAAATGATGAAAGAGGGGACGATGTCCGAAGACGACTTCATCGAAGAAGCAAAAGTCATGAC GAAACTGCAACACACCAATCTGGTCCAGCTGTACGGAGTCTGCAGTAAGAATCGACCTATCTTCATCGTGACCGAGTACATGAGATACGGCTCGCTGTTGAACCACTTGAGACGGCACGAACAATCGCTATCGAACAATCAAGGATTACTTCTAGACATGTGCATTCAA ATATGCAAAGGAATGGCGTACTTGGAGCGACACAATTACATACATCGAGATCTGGCGGCCAGAAATTGTCTGGTGGGGACCGAAAATGTGGTCAAAGTGGCCGATTTCGGCCTAGCTAGGTACGTACTCGACGACCAGTACACGTCCTCGGGGGGCTCGAAATTCCCCATAAAGTGGGCCCCTCCCGAAGTACTCAACTACACCAGGTTCTCGTCGAAGTCGGACGTGTGGGCCTACG GTGTTTTGATGTGGGAAGTGTTCACTTGTGGCAAAATGCCGTACGGCAGGTTAAAAAACACCGAAGTGGTGGAGCGGGTGCAGAAGGGGATGATCCTGGAGAAGCCCAAAGCCTGCGACAAGGAAGTCTACGAT atAATGAGAAAATGCTGGAGCCACTTACCGGAGAATCGGCCTTCTTTTCGCGTTTTAAAGGAACAATTGATCAGCGTGGCTCAGCGTCTTCTGGTCGATTGA
- the Btk gene encoding tyrosine-protein kinase Btk isoform X2, which produces MAFLTEKTLKEGYMVKRSQNKKVYTMVNYKRRWFVLTRRFLIYYDTENEYKRKEKGRVTLTSVLSIEPAVLSASPEEIGVQGEFYPFQVGYVSDDHYTLYLVALKDAERNDWLLALRKGAQSSPIMPGGATPGTPSAKQKEKIRAKVVVALYNYKAIESGDLSLEKNQEYEVIDDSQEHWWKVKDSKGNVGFIPSNYVKEKELLGLQQYEWYVNDMSRQRSESLLKQEDKEGCFVVRNSSTRGLYTLSLYTKIPHPHVKHYHIKQNARGEFYLSEKHCCNSIPDLINYHKHNSGGLASRLKTSPCDRPAPATAGLSHDKWEIDHTELMLLEELGSGQFGVVRRGKWRGSIDVAVKMMKEGTMSEDDFIEEAKVMTKLQHTNLVQLYGVCSKNRPIFIVTEYMRYGSLLNHLRRHEQSLSNNQGLLLDMCIQICKGMAYLERHNYIHRDLAARNCLVGTENVVKVADFGLARYVLDDQYTSSGGSKFPIKWAPPEVLNYTRFSSKSDVWAYGVLMWEVFTCGKMPYGRLKNTEVVERVQKGMILEKPKACDKEVYDIMRKCWSHLPENRPSFRVLKEQLISVAQRLLVD; this is translated from the exons CGGAAAATGAGTAT AAGCGCAAGGAGAAGGGCCGGGTGACCCTGACCTCCGTCCTGTCCATCGAGCCGGCCGTCCTGAGCGCCAGCCCCGAAGAGATCGGCGTCCAGGGCGAGTTCTACCCCTTCCAGGTGGGCTATGTGTCCGACGACCACTACACCCTCTACCTCGTGGCGCTGAAGGATGCCGAACGGAACGACTGGCTTCTAGCGCTGAGAAAAG GTGCACAGTCGAGCCCCATCATGCCCGGCGGTGCCACTCCAGGCACCCCCTCCGCCAAGCAGAAGGAGAAGATTAGGGCCAAAGTCGTGGTCGCGCTCTACAATTATAAGGCCATAGAAAGCGGGGATCTCTCTCTGGAGAAGAACCAAGAGTACGAAGTCATCGACGACTCTCAGGAGCACTGGTGGAAAGTGAAGGACTCTAAGGG aaatgtcgGATTTATTCCCAGTAATTACGTCAAAGAAAAAGAACTGCTGGGATTGCAACAATATGA GTGGTATGTAAATGACATGTCGAGGCAAAGATCCGAATCCCTCTTGAAACAGGAAGACAAGGAAGGATGCTTCGTGGTGAGAAATTCGTCGACTAGGGGGCTCTATACGTTGTCATTGTACACAAAAAT ACCTCACCCCCACGTCAAACACTACCACATCAAGCAGAACGCCCGAGGGGAGTTCTACTTGTCCGAAAAACACTGTTGCAACTCCATCCCCGATTTGATCAACTACCACAAGCACAACAGCGGAGGCCTGGCCTCCCGTCTCAAAACTAGTCCCTGCGATCGACCTGCCCCTGCGACTGCGGGCCTAAGTCACG ACAAATGGGAAATCGACCACACCGAGCTGATGCTGCTGGAAGAGCTGGGCAGCGGCCAGTTTGGGGTTGTCAGAAGGGGTAAGTGGAGGGGTTCGATCGACGTCGCTGTGAAAATGATGAAAGAGGGGACGATGTCCGAAGACGACTTCATCGAAGAAGCAAAAGTCATGAC GAAACTGCAACACACCAATCTGGTCCAGCTGTACGGAGTCTGCAGTAAGAATCGACCTATCTTCATCGTGACCGAGTACATGAGATACGGCTCGCTGTTGAACCACTTGAGACGGCACGAACAATCGCTATCGAACAATCAAGGATTACTTCTAGACATGTGCATTCAA ATATGCAAAGGAATGGCGTACTTGGAGCGACACAATTACATACATCGAGATCTGGCGGCCAGAAATTGTCTGGTGGGGACCGAAAATGTGGTCAAAGTGGCCGATTTCGGCCTAGCTAGGTACGTACTCGACGACCAGTACACGTCCTCGGGGGGCTCGAAATTCCCCATAAAGTGGGCCCCTCCCGAAGTACTCAACTACACCAGGTTCTCGTCGAAGTCGGACGTGTGGGCCTACG GTGTTTTGATGTGGGAAGTGTTCACTTGTGGCAAAATGCCGTACGGCAGGTTAAAAAACACCGAAGTGGTGGAGCGGGTGCAGAAGGGGATGATCCTGGAGAAGCCCAAAGCCTGCGACAAGGAAGTCTACGAT atAATGAGAAAATGCTGGAGCCACTTACCGGAGAATCGGCCTTCTTTTCGCGTTTTAAAGGAACAATTGATCAGCGTGGCTCAGCGTCTTCTGGTCGATTGA